In one window of Sciurus carolinensis chromosome X, mSciCar1.2, whole genome shotgun sequence DNA:
- the Awat2 gene encoding LOW QUALITY PROTEIN: acyl-CoA wax alcohol acyltransferase 2 (The sequence of the model RefSeq protein was modified relative to this genomic sequence to represent the inferred CDS: inserted 3 bases in 3 codons): MLLPSKKDLKTAMEVFAXFQWALSAFIIASTVLLGNLYLVVFTPYWPVTVLILTWLAFDWKTPERGGRRFTCVRKWRLWKHYCNYFPLKLLKTHDISPSHNYILACHPHGLMSHACFGNFATDNADFTKIFPGIXPYMLTLGAFFWVPFLREYIMSTGACSVSQSSMDFLLTQKGTGNMLVVVVGGLAECRYSLPGSSTLVLKNRCGFVRMALRHGVALIPAYAFGETDLYNQHXFTPGGFVNRFQKWFQRIVHIYPCAFYGRGFTKNSWGLLPYAQPVTTIVGEPLPLPKIENPSKDIVAKYHALYIEALRKLFDQHKTKFGISETQELVVV, from the exons ATGCTTTTGCCCTCCAAGAAAGACCTTAAGACCGCTATGGAGGTCTTTG CTTTCCAGTGGGCCCTCAGTGCCTTCATTATCG CATCCACTGTGCTCCTCGGCAACCTCTACCTGGTGGTGTTCACACCATACTGGCCTGTCACTGTGCTCATTCTCACCTGGCTGGCTTTTGACTGGAAGACCCCTGAGCGAG GTGGCCGCCGGTTTACCTGTGTGAGAAAGTGGCGCCTGTGGAAACACTACTGCAATTACTTCCCTCTCAAG CTTTTGAAGACACATGATATTTCCCCCAGCCACAACTACATCCTTGCCTGTCACCCTCATGGGCTCATGTCCCATGCATGCTTTGGTAACTTTGCCACTGACAACGCGGACTTCACCAAGATATTTCCTGGCA ACCCTTATATGCTCACGCTAGGAGCCTTTTTCTGGGTGCCTTTCCTGAGAGAATATATAATGTCTACAG GGGCCTGCTCTGTGAGCCAATCATCCATGGACTTTCTACTTACCCAGAAGGGCACAGGCAACATGCTTGTTGTGGTGGTTGGTGGCCTGGCTGAGTGCAGATACAGCCTGCCAGGCTCTTCCACACTGGTCTTGAAGAACCGGTGTGGCTTTGTGCGCATGGCCCTTCGGCATGG GGTGGCTCTAATCCCTGCCTATGCATTTGGAGAGACAGACCTCTATAATCAGC ATTTTACTCCTGGAGGCTTTGTCAACCGCTTCCAGAAATGGTTCCAGCGCATAGTGCACATCTACCCTTGTGCTTTCTATGGGCGTGGCTTCACCAAGAATTCCTGGGGCCTTTTGCCCTATGCCCAGCCCGTAACCACCATTG TTGGGGAGCCTCTACCACTGCCCAAGATTGAGAACCCGAGCAAGGACATTGTGGCTAAATACCACGCACTCTATATTGAAGCCCTACGCAAACTGTTCGACCAACATAAGACCAAGTTTGGCATCTCAGAGACCCAGGAGCTGGTGGTAGTTTGA